AGCACCCGCCGGTACGGATCCGCGGCAAGCTCTTCCGCTCCCGCTACGTCCGCGCCCTGATCTGGTTCGAGCCGGACTGGACCCCGCACCTGCAGAAGCTCAACGGCAGGTTCCCGCGCATCGGCGTCCCCCGCGGCCTGCGACCACCGGGCGACCGGCCGACCAAGCCGCGGCCGGCGGTGGTCACCGCCTGCGTGGCCACGTTCGCCTCGTTCTGGCCCTGCGCCGAACTCGCCTACCTGGTCGTGCCGGTGGCGATCGGGATGTTCGGCCTGGGCCCCGGCGAGGTCACCGGCCTCCTCGCGCTCACCGGGAACCCGACGTTGGACACCGTCTTCCCGCTGACCGCGCTGACACTGCTGTGGGCGATCCCGCTGGTGCTGTGGATGCGCCGCGCACTGCGCGGTGGCCCCGTCGCGGTGCTCATGCTGCAGATCATGAGCATCTTCACCGGGTTCGTGCTCCTGCTGAGCCTGGTGCCGATGGCGTTCAGCGCGGCCACCTGGGGAATCAGCCTCTCCCTGGCACTCAAGTCCTTCGCCCCGCTCGCCGCGCTGCTGCCCTTCCAGTTCACCGTCTACCTGGTCGGCACGATCCCCCTGCCGGCGCTGGGCTTCCTCCTGCTCCGCCGCGAAGTCCGCGAATGGCTGGAGTCCCGCGCCTGACCGCACCGGTCACCCGGTCCGGGGAGTTGTGCCGAAATGGCCTCTTCCGGTAGGTGGTTCGGCCAGGATTCACTGGGGTCCCCGAGTCATGGAGTGTGCATGTCGAGTACCGATCAGCTTCGGACGTTGAGCGACGCCGACTTCCCGGGGCTGTTTCAGGCGGCGGACACGGCTTCGGTGCGGCAGCAGCGCTCGTACCTGCGAGGTGTTCGCGCGCAGTTGCTGCTGACCGTCTCGGCCGCGGTGTTCGCCGCGTTTCCCGTGGTCGTGGGCTCTTTCGACGTGTTCGCGGTGGGAACCGCGCTGGCGCTGGTCGGTGTGATGGTGATCGAGATGGCCACCGCCGGGTCGCGACCGGACAAGGTCTGGTACGAAGGGCGGGCGCTCGCCGAGTCGGTGAAGACCCTGACCTGGCGCTATGCCGTGGGAGCCGCGCCGTTCGCGCTGGACTCCGAGTCCGCCGACGACGATTTCGTGTCGCGCGTCCGCGCCCTGCAGAAGGACAAACCCGGCGTTCTGCTGCTGCCCAACACCTCCTCGGCGATCACCAGCGGCATGCGCGCGCTCCGCGCCGCTCCGCTGGCCGAGCGCAAGGCGGCCTACCTGAGCGGCCGGGTGCACGACCAGCAGCAGTGGTACGCCGCCAAGGCCGTCTTCCACCAGCGCCGCGCGCGGATCTTCCGGACGATCATGCTGACCATGGAGGTGCTCGGCGTGGCCAGCGCGCTGGCGAAGGCGGTCGGCGTGGTCGACTTCGACCTGGCGGGCATCGTGGCCGCCGCGATCTCGGCGGTCGCCGCCTGGAGCGCCACCCGCCAGCACAGCACGACCGCCACGGCCTACGTGATGGCCTCCCACGAACTGGCGACGGTCCGCGACCTCCTCGACCGGGACCTGACCGAACAGCAGTGGTCCGACGAGGTGGTCGACGCGGAATCGGCGATCAGCCGAGAGCACACCATGTGGCACGCCAACCGCACCAGCTGACCAGCGGGCCGTCTGGACCCGGTTCTCGTGGTGGCTCCGGCTGGACTTTTCGCGTTCTCAGCCGGGCTTCGACCGCTCCGGCTGTCTTGCGAAGAGGTGGGGCGCCATGTCTTTGGGCACCGGCGCACATTCCTGGCCGAGGCAGGACGCTCGGAGCACCGCCGCGCTCATCGTCGTGCTCACGCTGACCAGCTGGGTCATGTACAGCGCCCTCACCGAG
This portion of the Saccharopolyspora antimicrobica genome encodes:
- a CDS encoding DUF4231 domain-containing protein, with the translated sequence MSSTDQLRTLSDADFPGLFQAADTASVRQQRSYLRGVRAQLLLTVSAAVFAAFPVVVGSFDVFAVGTALALVGVMVIEMATAGSRPDKVWYEGRALAESVKTLTWRYAVGAAPFALDSESADDDFVSRVRALQKDKPGVLLLPNTSSAITSGMRALRAAPLAERKAAYLSGRVHDQQQWYAAKAVFHQRRARIFRTIMLTMEVLGVASALAKAVGVVDFDLAGIVAAAISAVAAWSATRQHSTTATAYVMASHELATVRDLLDRDLTEQQWSDEVVDAESAISREHTMWHANRTS